A single window of Zea mays cultivar B73 chromosome 10, Zm-B73-REFERENCE-NAM-5.0, whole genome shotgun sequence DNA harbors:
- the LOC100383612 gene encoding uncharacterized LOC100383612, with the protein MQAKWYLRAAEGGNVRAMYNISLCYSYGEGLAQDPVRAKRWLQLAADCGHKKALYECGIKLCAAGDKVKCLMYLELATRRGEAAAAHMRDVILESLSVVNAQRAMSDADKWKPRTLHPRPRR; encoded by the exons ATGCAGGCAAAATGGTATTTGCGAGCTGCAGAGGGAGGGAATGTACGGGCCATGTATAACATTTCCCTGTGTTACAGCTACGGTGAAGGGCTTGCACAGGATCCAGTGCGTGCTAAGAGGTGGCTTCAACTAGCTGCTGATTGTGGTCACAAGAAAGCTCTTTATGAGTGTGGTATTAAGCTTTGTGCG GCAGGAGACAAGGTCAAGTGTCTCATGTATCTAGAGCTGGCGACACGGCGTGGAGAAGCTGCTGCTGCTCACATGAGGGATGTAATACTTGAATCGCTCTCGGTTGTGAATGCGCAGCGTGCCATGTCGGATGCTGATAAATGGAAGCCTAGGACACTCCATCCTAGACCTAGAAGGTGA
- the LOC100193675 gene encoding PI-PLC X domain-containing protein At5g67130 precursor, with the protein MAAPLLPSSVSVLLSLHIALLLVLCSSQVGDSCSSVRDCGTGLYCGNCPAAGRTKLSCIRDLAIQPTSIVKGLPFNRYSWLVTHNSFSILGEPSRTGVERVTFYNQEDSVTNQLRNGVRGLMLDMYDFNDDVWLCHSLQGQCYNFTAFVPAVDTLKEVEAFLSENPTEIITIFIEDYVHSPMGLSKVFTAADLMKYWYPISEMPTSGKDWPSVTDMVAKNRRLLVFTSDASKEASEGIAYQWSYLLENEPGDPGIVPGSCPNRKESQPLNSRPASLFLQNYFPTIPVQNEACKENSGLPQMAQACYAAAGNRIPNFIAVNFYMRSDGGGVFDVQDRINGRTLCGCDTIAACQAGAPMGACKDTGAPNQTTSPSVNGNVYSGTIEFKTHSTSAASNNNIRSRSVFLLRLQLTLLLFFSFRL; encoded by the exons ATGGCGGCGCCTCTGCTCCCCTCTTCCGTCTCCGTGCTCCTCTCGCTCCACATCGCGCTGCTGCTGGTCCTCTGCTCCAGCCAG GTAGGAGATTCCTGCTCCTCAGTGCGGGACTGCGGCACGGGCCTCTACTGCGGCAACTGCCCCGCCGCAGGCAGGACCAAGCTCTCCTGCATCAGGGACCTAGCCATCCAGCCCACCTCCATT GTGAAGGGGCTACCTTTCAACAGGTACTCATGGCTCGTCACCCACAATTCCTTTTCCATCCTCGGGGAGCCGTCGCGCACTGGGGTTGAGAGGGTCACGTTCTACAACCAGGAGGACTCCGTCACCAACCAATTGAGG AATGGTGTCAGGGGATTGATGCTTGATATGTATGACTTCAACGATGATGTATGGCTCTGCCACTCCCTGCAAGGGCAATGCTATAACTTCACTGCTTTC GTACCAGCAGTTGACACACTAAAAGAGGTGGAAGCATTTCTCTCCGAGAATCCCACAGAGATCATAACAATATTTATTGAGGATTATGTTCATTCACCGATGGGACTGAGCAAGGTCTTTACTGCTGCTGACTTGATGAAGTATTGGTATCCAATCTCGGAAATGCCAACTAGTGGCAAGGACTGGCCAAGTGTCACAGATATGGTTGCAAAAAACCGCAGGTTGCTGGTGTTTACTTCTGATGCTTCAAAGGAGGCTAGTGAAGGAATAGCTTACCAATGGAGCTACTTGCTAGAGAATGAAC CTGGAGATCCAGGGATTGTGCCTGGTTCTTGTCCAAACAGGAAGGAATCGCAGCCACTGAACTCAAGGCCGGCATCTCTATTTCTGCAAAATTACTTCCCCACGATCCCCGTGCAGAACGAAGCATGTaaagagaattctgggctaccaCAAATGGCCCAGGCTTGTTATGCCGCAGCTGGGAATAGGATCCCGAACTTCATAGCTGTGAATTTCTACATG CGAAGCGACGGTGGTGGTGTTTTCGATGTTCAAGACAGAATCAATGGCCGCACCTTATGTGGGTGTGACACCATTGCTGCTTGCCAG GCTGGAGCACCAATGGGTGCATGCAAGGACACGGGGGCACCAAATCAGACTACATCGCCCTCTGTAAATGGAAATGTCTATTCAGGAACTATAGAATTCAAGACGCATTCCACTAGTGCTGCTAGCAATAACAACATCCGGAGTAGATCTGTTTTTCTGCTAAGGCTGCAGTTGACTTTGCTGCTCTTTTTCTCTTTCAGGCTCTAG
- the LOC100193675 gene encoding PI-PLC X domain-containing protein At5g67130 isoform X1, with protein MGVNELTNGSVGYRLLGVNQRMIWLVIPRLQVGDSCSSVRDCGTGLYCGNCPAAGRTKLSCIRDLAIQPTSIVKGLPFNRYSWLVTHNSFSILGEPSRTGVERVTFYNQEDSVTNQLRNGVRGLMLDMYDFNDDVWLCHSLQGQCYNFTAFVPAVDTLKEVEAFLSENPTEIITIFIEDYVHSPMGLSKVFTAADLMKYWYPISEMPTSGKDWPSVTDMVAKNRRLLVFTSDASKEASEGIAYQWSYLLENEPGDPGIVPGSCPNRKESQPLNSRPASLFLQNYFPTIPVQNEACKENSGLPQMAQACYAAAGNRIPNFIAVNFYMRSDGGGVFDVQDRINGRTLCGCDTIAACQAGAPMGACKDTGAPNQTTSPSVNGNVYSGTIEFKTHSTSAASNNNIRSRSVFLLRLQLTLLLFFSFRL; from the exons ATGGGTGTCAATGAACTAACTAATGGTTCGGTTGGTTATCGTCTGCTGGGTGTTAATCAACGAATGATTTGGTTGGTTATCCCCCGTTTGCAGGTAGGAGATTCCTGCTCCTCAGTGCGGGACTGCGGCACGGGCCTCTACTGCGGCAACTGCCCCGCCGCAGGCAGGACCAAGCTCTCCTGCATCAGGGACCTAGCCATCCAGCCCACCTCCATT GTGAAGGGGCTACCTTTCAACAGGTACTCATGGCTCGTCACCCACAATTCCTTTTCCATCCTCGGGGAGCCGTCGCGCACTGGGGTTGAGAGGGTCACGTTCTACAACCAGGAGGACTCCGTCACCAACCAATTGAGG AATGGTGTCAGGGGATTGATGCTTGATATGTATGACTTCAACGATGATGTATGGCTCTGCCACTCCCTGCAAGGGCAATGCTATAACTTCACTGCTTTC GTACCAGCAGTTGACACACTAAAAGAGGTGGAAGCATTTCTCTCCGAGAATCCCACAGAGATCATAACAATATTTATTGAGGATTATGTTCATTCACCGATGGGACTGAGCAAGGTCTTTACTGCTGCTGACTTGATGAAGTATTGGTATCCAATCTCGGAAATGCCAACTAGTGGCAAGGACTGGCCAAGTGTCACAGATATGGTTGCAAAAAACCGCAGGTTGCTGGTGTTTACTTCTGATGCTTCAAAGGAGGCTAGTGAAGGAATAGCTTACCAATGGAGCTACTTGCTAGAGAATGAAC CTGGAGATCCAGGGATTGTGCCTGGTTCTTGTCCAAACAGGAAGGAATCGCAGCCACTGAACTCAAGGCCGGCATCTCTATTTCTGCAAAATTACTTCCCCACGATCCCCGTGCAGAACGAAGCATGTaaagagaattctgggctaccaCAAATGGCCCAGGCTTGTTATGCCGCAGCTGGGAATAGGATCCCGAACTTCATAGCTGTGAATTTCTACATG CGAAGCGACGGTGGTGGTGTTTTCGATGTTCAAGACAGAATCAATGGCCGCACCTTATGTGGGTGTGACACCATTGCTGCTTGCCAG GCTGGAGCACCAATGGGTGCATGCAAGGACACGGGGGCACCAAATCAGACTACATCGCCCTCTGTAAATGGAAATGTCTATTCAGGAACTATAGAATTCAAGACGCATTCCACTAGTGCTGCTAGCAATAACAACATCCGGAGTAGATCTGTTTTTCTGCTAAGGCTGCAGTTGACTTTGCTGCTCTTTTTCTCTTTCAGGCTCTAG
- the LOC100283123 gene encoding Plant intracellular Ras-group-related LRR protein 3 — protein sequence MDPAPQTHPILSYVLSRIPNLSMTKTPTAEFDIEQPPVHTPSPRTPSSAGEFELVERMPGLRHPSVLRAMTRAVADVSAARSALQVLGPRPDHELVDSSRAIVAAAEAGDSRIPAGDVEACRAVVRLDETHDAYEALLHEAESRLERVYRSAMEGTDLDDEAAESVKDQGPVAGPEGGDAAVGEEVVAVLKQAEEGKPVDSVRLVDRQLRHLPEAFGRILGLRVLDVSRNQLEVIPDAIGGLGHLEELFLTANDLVSLPDTIGLLSNLKILNVSSNRLRALPDSISKCRSLVELNVSYNGLTYLPTNIGYDLVNLRKLWIHMNKLRSLPSSVCEMRSLYLLDAHFNELCGLPSLFGKLSGLEILNLSSNFSDLKELPPSFGDLLNLRELDLSNNQIHALPDTFGRLDKLEKLNLEQNPLVMPPEDIVNKGVDAVKEYMSKRWLDILLEEEQRRIAAETPEMSSTPKAWLTRSVSWVTDVSESLAGYLGGNKSEKDAYLDQQF from the exons ATGGATCCTGCGCCGCAGACGCACCCGATCCTCTCTTACGTGCTCTCCCGCATCCCCAACCTCTCCATGACCAAGACCCCCACCGCCGAGTTCGACATCGAGCAGCCGCCTGTGCACACCCCGTCCCCGCGGACGCCGTCCTCCGCGGGAGAGTTCGAGCTCGTCGAGCGCATGCCGGGGCTGCGCCACCCGTCCGTGCTCCGCGCCATGACCCGCGCCGTCGCCGACGTCTCCGCCGCGCGCTCCGCGCTGCAGGTGCTCGGCCCGCGCCCCGACCACGAGCTCGTCGACTCCTCCCGCGCCATAGTGGCCGCCGCCGAGGCCGGGGATTCGCGGATCCCCGCGGGCGACGTCGAGGCGTGCCGCGCGGTGGTGCGCCTCGATGAGACCCACGACGCCTACGAGGCCCTGCTGCACGAGGCCGAGTCCAGGCTCGAGAGGGTGTACCGCTCCGCGATGGAGGGGACGGACCTGGATGACGAGGCGGCGGAGAGCGTCAAGGATCAAGGGCCGGTCGCGGGGCCTGAGGGCGGGGACGCGGCGGTGGGGGAGGAGGTGGTGGCGGTGCTCAAGCAGGCCGAGGAGGGCAAGCCGGTGGACAGCGTGCGCCTCGTGGATCGCCAGCTTCGCCATCTGCCCGAGGCGTTCGGGAGGATCCTGGGGCTCCGTGTGCTCGACGTCTCCCGCAACCAGCTTGAG GTTATTCCAGATGCTATAGGAGGACTTGGTCATCTTGAAGAGCTTTTTCTTACTGCCAATGATTTGGTATCTCTACCTGATACCATTGGACTGCTATCCAATCTGAAGATTTTGAATGTATCAAGTAATAGGCTTAGGGCACTGCCAGATAGCATCTCCAAGTGCAG GTCGCTAGTTGAGCTTAATGTGAGCTATAATGGTCTTACTTATCTGCCAACCAACATTGGTTATGACTTGGTAAATCTGCGAAAACTCTGGATTCATATGAACAAATTGCGTTCTCTTCCATCATCTGTCTGTGAGATGAGATCGTTGTATCTCCTGGATGCCCATTTTAATGAACTATGCGGTCTACCATCTCTCTTCGGGAAACTTAGCGGCCTTgaaattctcaaccttagcagCAACTTCAGTGATTTGAAAGAGCTTCCTCCCTCGTTTGGTGACTTGCTAAATCTGCGTGAGCTTGACCTAAGCAACAACCAGATTCATGCTCTCCCTGACACTTTTGGTCGGCTGGATAAACTGGAGAAGCTTAACCTAGAGCAGAACCCTCTAGTCATGCCACCAGAGGACATTGTGAACAAGGGCGTGGATGCAGTAAAAGAGTACATGTCAAAGAGGTGGCTGGACATATTGCTCGAGGAAGAACAAAGGCGCATTGCGGCAGAGACCCCAGAAATGTCATCGACTCCTAAAGCTTGGCTGACTCGCAGCGTCTCCTGGGTCACGGACGTTTCTGAGAGTTTGGCAGGGTACCTAGGTGGGAACAAGTCAGAGAAAGATGCATATCTGGACCAGCAGTTTTGA